One genomic region from Panthera tigris isolate Pti1 chromosome D1, P.tigris_Pti1_mat1.1, whole genome shotgun sequence encodes:
- the STT3A gene encoding dolichyl-diphosphooligosaccharide--protein glycosyltransferase subunit STT3A, whose amino-acid sequence MTKLGFLRLSYEKQDTLLKLLILSMAAVLSFSTRLFAVLRFESVIHEFDPYFNYRTTRFLAEEGFYKFHNWFDDRAWYPLGRIIGGTIYPGLMITSAAIYHVLHFFHITIDIRNVCVFLAPLFSSFTTIVTYHLTKELKDAGAGLLAAAMIAVVPGYISRSVAGSYDNEGIAIFCMLLTYYMWIKAVKTGSIYWAAKCALAYFYMVSSWGGYVFLINLIPLHVLVLMLTGRFSHRIYVAYCTVYCLGTILSMQISFVGFQPVLSSEHMAAFGVFGLCQIHAFVDYLRSKLNPQQFEVLFRSVISLVGFVLLTVGALLMLTGKISPWTGRFYSLLDPSYAKNNIPIIASVSEHQPTTWSSYYFDLQLLVFMFPVGLYYCFSNLSDARIFIIMYGVTSMYFSAVMVRLMLVLAPVMCILSGIGVSQVLSTYMKNLDISRPDKKSKKQQDSTYPIKNEVASGMILVMAFFLITYTFHSTWVTSEAYSSPSIVLSARGGDGSRIIFDDFREAYYWLRHNTPEDAKVMSWWDYGYQITAMANRTILVDNNTWNNTHISRVGQAMASTEEKAYEIMRELDVSYVLVIFGGLTGYSSDDINKFLWMVRIGGSTDTGKHIKEHDYYTPTGEFRVDREGSPVLLNCLMYKMCYYRFGQVYTEAKRPPGFDRVRNAEIGNKDFELDVLEEAYTTEHWLVRIYKVKDLDNRGLSRT is encoded by the exons ATGACTAAGCTGGGATTTTTGCGGTTGTCCTATGAGAAGCAGGACACACTACTGAAGCTTCTCATTCTGTCGATGGCTGCTGTGttat CGTTCTCTACTCGTCTCTTTGCTGTCCTGAGATTTGAAAGTGTCATCCATGAGTTTGACCC GTACTTTAATTATCGGACTACCCGGTTCCTGGCTGAGGAGggattttataaatttcataattGGTTTGATGACCGAGCCTGGTATCCTTTGGGACGAATCATTGGAGGAACAATTTATCCAG GCTTAATGATCACGTCTGCTGCAATCTACCATGTACTCCATTTTTTCCACATCACCATCGACATTCGGAATGTCTGTGTGTTCCTggcccctctcttctcttccttcaccaCCATCGTCACGTACCACCTTACCAAAGAGCTCAAG GATGCGGGGGCTGGGCTTCTTGCTGCCGCCATGATTGCTGTAGTTCCTGGGTACATCTCCCGATCTGTGGCTGGCTCCTATGATAATGAAG GGATTGCCATCTTCTGCATGCTGCTCACCTACTACATGTGGATCAAAGCAGTAAAGACTGGTTCCATCTATTGGGCTGCCAAGTGTGCCCTTGCTTATTTCTACATG GTCTCTTCCTGGGGAGGCTATGTGTTCTTGATCAACTTGATCCCTCTCCATGTACTGGTGCTGATGCTCACAGGACGCTTCTCCCACCGGATCTATGTGGCCTACTGTACTGTTTACTGCCTGGGCACCATTCTTTCCATGCAGATCTCCTTTGTGGGTTTCCAG CCCGTCCTTTCGTCAGAGCACATGGCGGCTTTTGGGGTCTTTGGTCTCTGCCAGATCCATGCCTTTGTGGATTATCTGCGCAGCAAGTTGAATCCACAGCAGTTTGAAGTTCTTTTCCGAAGTGTCATCTCCCTGGTAGGCTTTGTCCTTCTCACCGTGGGAGCGCTCCTCATGCTGACAG GAAAAATATCTCCCTGGACTGGGCGTTTCTACTCACTGCTGGATCCTTCTTATGCTAAGAACAACATCCCCATCATTGCTTCTGTGTCTGAGCATCAGCCCACGACCTGGTCCTCATACTATTTTGACCTACAGCTTCTGGTCTTCATGTTTCCAG TTGGTCTCTATTACTGCTTTAGCAACCTGTCTGATGCCCGGATTTTCATCATCATGTATGGTGTGACCAGCATGTACTTTTCAGCTGTCATG GTGCGTCTCATGCTAGTGTTGGCACCTGTAATGTGCATCCTTTCTGGCATTGGAGTCTCCCAGGTGCTGTCCACTTACATGAAGAATCTGGACATAAGTCGTCCAGACAAAAAGAGCAAGAAGCAACAGGATTCTACCTACCCTATTAAGAATGAA GTGGCAAGTGGGATGATATTGGTCATGGCTTTCTTTCTCATCACCTACACCTTTCATTCAACCTGGGTGACCAGTGAGGCCTACTCTTCTCCCTCCATCGTGCTGTCTGCCCGTGGTGGCGATGGCAGTAGGATCATTTTTGATGACTTTCGAGAAGCATACTATTGGCTCCGTCACAATACTCCAGAG GATGCGAAGGTCATGTCATGGTGGGATTATGGTTACCAGATTACAGCTATGGCAAATCGGACAATTTTAGTGGACAATAACACATGGAATAATACCCATATTTCTCGAGTAGGACAG gcAATGGCATCCACAGAAGAAAAAGcctatgagatcatgagggaGCTTGATGTCAGCTATGTGCTGGTCATTTTTGGAGGCCTTACTGGGTATTCCTCTGATG ATATCAATAAGTTTCTGTGGATGGTCCGCATTGGAGGGAGCACCGACACAGGCAAACATATTAAGGAGCACGATTATTATACTCCAACTGGGGAATTCCGTGTGGATCGTGAAGGTTCTCCAGTGCTGCTCAACTGCCTTATGTACAAGATGTGTTACTACCGCTTTGGACAGGTCTACACAGAAGCCA AGCGCCCACCAGGCTTTGACCGTGTCCGGAATGCTGAGATTGGGAATAAAGACTTTGAACTTGATGTCCTGGAGGAAGCATATACCACAGAACATTGGCTAGTCAGGATATATAAG GTAAAGGACCTGGATAATCGAGGCTTGTCACGGACATAA